One window of candidate division KSB1 bacterium genomic DNA carries:
- a CDS encoding NUDIX hydrolase, translating to MKVNIKERKIAHDGFLKVETVLLRYEKFDGKMSDWVVRENCLRCDSAAALVYDINIKRMVFVKQFRYPVYAVSPEDAWMLEIPAGAIDEGEDPKDAMMRELQEEIHLNVRKEDVVFIGKYFSSPGGSSERIFLYSVECDLAEYGYQYGGSLAEHEDIQIVVLPFQQVYEALTEEKIVDGKTIMALLWLEKQLSKYYFGV from the coding sequence ATGAAAGTCAACATCAAAGAGCGAAAGATCGCGCATGACGGCTTTTTAAAAGTCGAAACCGTTTTGCTTCGATATGAAAAATTCGACGGCAAAATGAGCGATTGGGTTGTGCGCGAAAATTGCCTGCGCTGTGATTCTGCCGCCGCGTTGGTGTATGACATCAACATCAAACGCATGGTTTTTGTCAAACAATTTCGCTATCCGGTTTATGCCGTATCGCCGGAGGATGCCTGGATGTTAGAGATTCCCGCCGGTGCAATCGATGAAGGAGAAGATCCAAAAGATGCCATGATGCGGGAGCTGCAGGAAGAAATTCATCTTAACGTGCGCAAAGAGGATGTGGTTTTTATTGGAAAATATTTTTCGAGTCCGGGAGGATCATCCGAGAGGATCTTTCTCTATTCCGTTGAATGCGATTTGGCGGAATACGGTTATCAATACGGCGGATCGTTGGCGGAACATGAGGATATACAAATCGTCGTGCTGCCGTTTCAACAAGTCTATGAAGCGCTGACGGAAGAAAAAATTGTCGACGGAAAAACAATCATGGCGCTTTTGTGGCTCGAAAAGCAGCTTTCCAAATATTACTTTGGGGTATAA
- a CDS encoding glycosyl transferase encodes MSIYGHFDDENRHFVITRPDTPLPWINYLGVQDFFGIISNTAGGYCFYKDARMRRLTRYRYNNVPFDSNGRYLYIKDGDLLWNPMWKPLKTSLDYYECRHGAGHTIIRGQKNQLGAEITFFIPPEDTLEIWDVKVRNLSDRPKTVRLWGFVEWCLWDAWDDQTNFQRNFSTGQVEVENDAIFHKTEYRERRNHFAYFASSIPVSGFDSSRDQFVGLHNGLHEPQVVLAGACRNSIAYGWAPVGALQIDLNLNPGEQKRFQFLLGYAENERDKKFIKPHVINKEPFYKVKEKYCGNDRIDAAFLELKEYWKRLFSNFGVETENPHVNRMVNMWNQYQCMVTFNMSRSASLFESGIGRGMGYRDSNQDILGFVHMIPERARERILDLAATQLSDGTCYHQYQPLTKKGNTLAGSGFNDDPLWLILSTSAYLKETGDFTILHEKIGYADTIDKSATLLDHLQISIDYTLKHRGPHSLPLIGHADWNDCLNLNCFSEEPGESFQLAGDAAKSDTAESVMIAGLFCAACRELAEIYALLGNSERSQQILQAGEEMKQTVLAHGWDGEWFLRAYDAFGRKIGSKENEEGKIFIESQGWCILGGIGLDNGFAEKALNSVNKYLATKNGIILQQPAYQTYHLHLGEISSYPPGYKENAGIFTHNNTWIQIAETLIGRGDQAFEYYMSICPSAKDEQIDIYRVEPYVYSQMTAGRDAPTPGEGKNSWLTGTASWSFVAITQYILGIRPHFKGLHIDPCIPKHWKGFKAQRRFRGKLYFITVENPDGVNKGIRELWVDGQKIDGNLIPLDMGGDQVNVRVIMGC; translated from the coding sequence ATGAGCATTTACGGCCATTTCGACGACGAGAATCGACATTTTGTAATTACGCGCCCGGATACACCGCTTCCATGGATCAACTATCTCGGCGTACAAGATTTTTTCGGCATCATCTCAAACACTGCAGGCGGTTACTGTTTCTACAAAGATGCCCGTATGCGCCGATTGACGCGTTATCGCTATAATAATGTGCCTTTTGATTCCAACGGACGCTATCTTTACATCAAAGACGGCGACTTGTTATGGAATCCCATGTGGAAGCCGTTAAAAACTTCATTGGACTATTACGAATGCCGTCATGGTGCCGGTCATACGATCATTCGTGGGCAAAAAAATCAACTCGGCGCGGAAATAACCTTTTTCATACCTCCCGAGGATACTTTGGAAATATGGGATGTCAAGGTGCGTAACCTTTCTGACCGTCCCAAAACCGTTCGCTTATGGGGATTCGTTGAATGGTGCTTGTGGGATGCATGGGACGATCAGACCAACTTTCAAAGAAATTTTTCCACCGGCCAAGTCGAAGTAGAGAACGATGCGATTTTTCATAAAACAGAGTATAGGGAACGGCGCAATCATTTTGCCTATTTTGCATCGTCTATCCCGGTTAGCGGTTTTGACAGCAGCCGCGATCAGTTCGTTGGTTTGCACAACGGCCTGCATGAACCTCAAGTTGTCCTTGCGGGTGCCTGTCGCAACAGCATCGCTTACGGTTGGGCGCCGGTTGGTGCGCTACAGATTGATTTAAATTTAAATCCGGGCGAGCAGAAAAGATTTCAATTCCTGCTTGGTTATGCGGAAAACGAGCGTGATAAAAAGTTTATCAAGCCGCACGTCATTAATAAGGAGCCTTTTTATAAGGTAAAGGAAAAGTATTGCGGCAATGACCGCATCGATGCGGCGTTCCTTGAACTCAAAGAATACTGGAAACGACTCTTTTCCAATTTTGGCGTAGAAACCGAGAATCCGCACGTCAACCGCATGGTAAATATGTGGAATCAATATCAGTGTATGGTCACATTCAATATGTCGCGTTCCGCCTCGCTCTTTGAATCCGGCATCGGGCGCGGCATGGGGTATCGCGACAGCAATCAGGATATTCTCGGCTTTGTGCACATGATACCCGAGCGGGCGCGCGAGCGAATTCTTGATTTGGCCGCTACTCAGCTGTCCGATGGAACCTGTTATCATCAGTATCAGCCGCTGACCAAAAAAGGTAACACTCTCGCAGGCAGCGGCTTTAACGATGATCCTCTTTGGCTTATTCTTTCTACATCGGCCTACTTAAAAGAGACCGGCGACTTTACCATTCTTCATGAAAAGATCGGCTATGCCGATACGATCGATAAAAGCGCCACCCTGCTGGACCATCTGCAGATTTCAATCGATTATACTTTGAAGCACCGCGGACCTCATAGTCTGCCGTTGATCGGTCATGCGGATTGGAATGATTGCCTTAATCTCAACTGCTTTTCTGAGGAACCCGGCGAAAGCTTTCAGCTTGCCGGTGACGCTGCTAAAAGCGACACAGCCGAATCGGTGATGATTGCAGGTCTGTTTTGCGCCGCTTGCCGAGAGCTTGCAGAGATTTATGCTCTTCTCGGCAACTCTGAGCGTTCTCAACAAATCCTGCAGGCCGGTGAGGAAATGAAGCAGACTGTGCTTGCGCACGGCTGGGACGGCGAATGGTTTCTGCGCGCTTATGATGCCTTTGGCCGCAAGATTGGATCTAAAGAGAACGAAGAGGGCAAAATTTTTATCGAAAGCCAAGGGTGGTGTATTCTCGGCGGTATTGGTTTGGATAACGGCTTTGCCGAAAAGGCGTTGAACAGCGTCAACAAGTATTTGGCCACAAAAAACGGCATCATTCTCCAGCAACCGGCTTATCAAACTTATCATCTCCATTTGGGAGAGATATCTTCGTATCCTCCCGGCTACAAAGAAAACGCCGGAATTTTTACCCACAACAACACTTGGATCCAAATTGCCGAGACCTTGATCGGTCGCGGCGACCAGGCTTTCGAGTATTACATGAGCATTTGTCCCTCCGCCAAGGATGAGCAAATTGACATTTATCGCGTGGAGCCGTATGTCTACAGTCAGATGACGGCGGGCAGAGACGCTCCAACTCCCGGCGAGGGCAAAAACAGCTGGCTGACCGGAACGGCTTCCTGGTCGTTTGTTGCCATTACCCAATACATTTTGGGAATTCGTCCTCATTTTAAAGGCCTTCACATTGATCCCTGCATTCCAAAGCATTGGAAGGGATTCAAAGCTCAGCGGCGTTTTCGGGGAAAGCTTTATTTCATCACCGTTGAGAACCCGGACGGCGTGAACAAGGGCATCCGTGAACTTTGGGTAGACGGCCAAAAGATAGATGGGAATCTCATTCCGCTGGATATGGGCGGCGATCAAGTCAACGTGCGGGTTATTATGGGTTGTTGA
- a CDS encoding carbamoyltransferase, with product MNILGISCFYHDSAACLVQNGVIKAAAQEERFSRKKHDSDFPRRAIRFCLDYGGLSIDDIDIISFYDKPFLKFERILETYLSYAPRGLRSYLMALPLWLKKKLWIPDLIRKELDFDGIIVFPEHHESHAASAFFPSPFRRAAFLTMDGVGEWATSSFGVGIDNSIRIDSELHFPHSLGLLYSAFTYYTGFKVNSGEYKVMGLAPYGEPKYVQTILEHLIDLKEDGSFRLNMDFFDYCAGLTMTNDRFHRLFGGPPRKPETLLTQKEMDLARSIQEVTEEIMLRAAKHVHRQTGERYLCLAGGVALNCVANGRILREGPYKDIWIQPAAGDAGGALGAALFAWYQIEKNPREADDQHDFQQASLLGPEYQNDEIKSFLESNAIPYRYFADQELLETAAELIEKGNIIGWFQGRMEFGPRALGCRSILGDARHPQMQAKMNLKIKFREGFRPFAPSVLEEYVSDYFELDRPSPYMLLTAQVRKERQRPMTDEERKLWGIDKLNVIRSDIPAVTHVDYSARIQTVSPLHGRFYELLKHFYERTGCAVLVNTSFNVRGEPIVCTPHDAYLCFMRTQIDYLVIGNFILDKKEQPPLQESVDWRKLYELD from the coding sequence ATGAACATTCTCGGCATCTCCTGCTTTTATCACGACAGCGCCGCATGTCTCGTTCAGAATGGAGTCATTAAAGCTGCCGCTCAGGAAGAACGATTTTCCCGGAAGAAACATGACTCAGATTTTCCACGCCGAGCCATACGGTTTTGTCTGGACTATGGCGGCCTGTCGATCGATGATATTGACATCATTTCTTTTTACGATAAGCCATTTTTGAAATTCGAAAGAATTCTTGAAACTTACTTGTCCTATGCTCCTCGGGGTCTGCGCTCTTATTTGATGGCCCTGCCGCTTTGGTTAAAGAAAAAGCTGTGGATTCCTGATTTAATCCGTAAGGAATTAGATTTCGACGGCATTATTGTTTTTCCGGAGCATCACGAATCGCACGCGGCTTCGGCTTTTTTCCCATCTCCATTTCGCCGCGCTGCATTTCTCACCATGGACGGCGTCGGCGAGTGGGCCACTTCCTCGTTCGGTGTCGGTATCGACAATAGCATTCGGATCGATTCGGAGCTCCACTTTCCCCATTCTCTTGGGCTTCTTTATTCTGCTTTTACTTATTATACAGGATTCAAAGTCAATTCCGGCGAATATAAAGTCATGGGGCTTGCTCCCTACGGAGAACCCAAGTATGTGCAGACGATCCTAGAGCATTTGATTGATCTTAAAGAGGACGGATCTTTTAGATTAAATATGGACTTTTTCGACTATTGCGCCGGGTTGACGATGACGAATGACCGTTTTCATAGGCTGTTCGGAGGCCCACCGCGCAAACCGGAGACCCTTCTAACGCAAAAAGAAATGGATTTGGCGCGTTCGATTCAGGAAGTGACGGAAGAAATCATGCTGCGCGCGGCAAAGCATGTTCATCGTCAAACTGGTGAGCGCTATTTATGCCTTGCAGGCGGCGTTGCTTTGAACTGCGTGGCCAACGGCCGCATTCTCCGCGAAGGTCCCTACAAAGATATTTGGATTCAACCGGCTGCCGGGGATGCAGGCGGTGCTTTGGGTGCCGCACTGTTTGCCTGGTACCAGATCGAAAAGAATCCAAGAGAAGCCGACGATCAACACGATTTTCAGCAAGCCAGTCTACTTGGACCGGAATACCAAAATGACGAAATCAAATCGTTTCTTGAAAGCAACGCTATTCCTTACCGGTATTTTGCCGATCAAGAATTGTTGGAGACAGCTGCAGAGCTGATTGAAAAAGGAAATATCATCGGGTGGTTTCAGGGCCGTATGGAATTTGGTCCGCGGGCGCTGGGGTGTCGTTCCATTCTCGGTGATGCCCGTCATCCGCAAATGCAGGCCAAGATGAATCTCAAAATCAAGTTTCGAGAAGGCTTTCGCCCCTTCGCTCCTTCTGTTCTTGAAGAATATGTTTCCGATTATTTTGAATTGGACCGTCCGAGCCCCTACATGCTGCTGACGGCTCAAGTGCGCAAAGAAAGGCAGCGTCCGATGACAGATGAAGAAAGAAAACTTTGGGGAATAGATAAACTGAATGTGATCCGCTCGGACATTCCGGCTGTTACGCATGTCGATTACTCGGCACGCATACAAACTGTCTCTCCTCTTCACGGCCGTTTCTATGAACTTTTGAAGCACTTTTATGAACGAACCGGATGCGCGGTCCTTGTCAATACATCCTTTAATGTTAGAGGCGAGCCGATTGTTTGTACGCCCCACGATGCCTATTTATGCTTTATGCGCACTCAAATAGACTATTTGGTTATAGGCAATTTTATTCTTGACAAAAAAGAACAACCGCCGCTTCAAGAAAGCGTTGATTGGAGAAAATTATATGAGCTTGATTGA
- a CDS encoding T9SS type A sorting domain-containing protein: MKKSYRVVLTMLAFLSAFVYAQDEKKVKILLVTNETWGEGDSAILDRMQSQGYDVLTGLDSDVDSTWADGMDLVYVSSTVSSSKVTNKFKNVAVPVIMIEPYAQDDMGMTLDTDAMRHFQPKQRPIVIRAEGHFLAAGLTGEVEPFDFYEIQSGQGYPSEEGVVIAEYVPVPGDEEIATIIYGAIYCYEKGAVMADGTEAAERRYFAGWNDNGAAYFNEIGWKLWQASIDWCLYKDKDQTKAEKPAVPMGMALHQNYPNPFNPTTSIEFELPFAGRVQLALFDLNGRKVAELVNDHLPAGAHRVVFDASALSAGVYVYELTADNHKLNRKMTLLK, translated from the coding sequence ATGAAAAAGAGCTACAGAGTTGTCCTGACGATGTTGGCTTTTCTTTCGGCTTTTGTCTATGCACAAGATGAGAAAAAGGTTAAAATCTTGCTCGTAACCAACGAGACCTGGGGAGAGGGTGATAGCGCGATTTTGGATCGAATGCAATCCCAAGGCTATGACGTGCTGACCGGATTGGATTCTGATGTTGATTCCACGTGGGCGGATGGAATGGATTTGGTGTATGTTTCTTCTACCGTTTCCTCTTCAAAGGTAACGAACAAATTCAAAAACGTTGCGGTGCCGGTGATTATGATCGAGCCTTACGCTCAGGACGATATGGGTATGACGCTGGACACCGACGCGATGCGGCACTTTCAGCCCAAACAACGACCGATTGTTATTCGCGCCGAAGGTCATTTTCTGGCTGCCGGCTTAACCGGCGAAGTCGAGCCTTTTGACTTTTACGAAATCCAAAGTGGTCAAGGTTATCCAAGTGAAGAAGGAGTAGTAATTGCTGAATATGTCCCCGTTCCTGGCGACGAAGAAATCGCAACGATTATTTACGGCGCCATATACTGCTATGAAAAGGGTGCAGTGATGGCGGACGGCACCGAAGCAGCGGAGCGTCGTTATTTTGCCGGTTGGAACGATAACGGCGCCGCATATTTCAACGAAATAGGTTGGAAGCTTTGGCAGGCTTCCATTGACTGGTGCCTTTATAAAGACAAAGACCAAACCAAAGCCGAAAAACCCGCTGTACCCATGGGTATGGCTTTGCATCAAAACTATCCCAACCCCTTCAACCCAACGACCTCAATCGAATTTGAGCTTCCCTTTGCCGGCCGAGTTCAGCTCGCATTGTTCGATCTAAACGGCAGAAAAGTAGCTGAATTAGTAAATGATCACCTTCCTGCCGGAGCTCATAGAGTGGTCTTTGATGCTTCAGCTTTATCTGCCGGCGTCTATGTCTATGAGCTGACAGCCGATAATCACAAACTGAACAGAAAAATGACATTACTTAAATAA
- a CDS encoding CotH kinase family protein encodes MQKLELFFQGLSNWSGRLEAPFFHSKDMNMNLNRFYFFAFLLLTTVQAQYPILNEVLSFNTLTVKDEDGDYTDWIELYNPSNSSISLSNYFLSDDVKIPSKWVFPKITLPSGSFLLVYASGKDRRNGILHTNFKISSKGETLFLFSPTGQLLDSVSVPALAADQSYGRFSDRWSITATPTPGMPNSDPLSQLSHVVPDFSPASGFYAHPIEVSISVPEPFSIIFTMDGSLPHLGASIYQNRLKVTKTTVIRARVKDKEGRLGPVVTQSYFISPKLGLPVVSLSTHPANLFDADIGIYVEGNGTKLGGYPDNPVQPPANYWEDWERPVHIELFEPDGRLGFSIDAGVRMFGKTSRKLPQKSFAVFIRRAYGIEELHYPLFPDYPICRFKSFLLRNGGSDNTHNEGGVQFRDGLAARLLYGIDLEFQAYRPCHLYINGDYWGIYNLREKINEHYLAEHYGVDPDKIDLLDDYHRLYPLAVQGDATHFNALIDFLKGHSLSIQKNADYVAEIIDVKNYLTYMAVQIILANHDGPGHNCKFWRPNSEPGLYRWILYDVDHSFGLRLFVPNYHYAPEDGYRDNTLAYYREENGPSWPNPPESTFLFRKILENQGFREMFINYLADLLNTRFSPDSSLAIFKSVQSTLEPEIDRHLQRWGGQKTQWMKNCDVVKKFLQLRRNYLFDHVLHEFKLSGASELQLRIEPPQSGSISLNSLTINVPSWKGLYFHDVALSLRASALPGYRFSSWNGIDESSSVLISLDRDSVLTAFFVKDETIPYLIINEINYNSPPYLNAEDWIELYNPQDRTIDISFWKLTDFKSDFSFPSGCCIGPYQYLVVCRNQASFQTIWGKNFASLGDLPFGLSSKGDFIALLDDKGNLIDSLRFGSVWPWPAAANGKGATLALRYPWLDNSKAENWFASYNGGTPGFPNTIRGEIDAEQQECLPLSLSVYPNPMNSSATIYIKGKTTQKCFITITDLLGRKIKDLYEGEIDETLLLNWKPFYLPSGIYFVILSTKEEKRMQKILIIR; translated from the coding sequence TTGCAGAAATTAGAATTGTTTTTTCAAGGTTTATCAAACTGGTCAGGGCGCCTTGAGGCGCCCTTTTTTCATTCAAAAGATATGAATATGAATTTAAATCGATTTTATTTTTTCGCTTTTCTCTTATTGACGACGGTTCAGGCGCAATATCCGATACTCAATGAGGTTTTATCATTTAATACTTTGACGGTTAAAGATGAAGACGGAGATTATACGGATTGGATTGAGCTCTATAACCCTTCCAATTCGTCTATCTCTCTGTCAAATTATTTCCTTTCTGATGATGTAAAAATTCCATCAAAATGGGTTTTCCCCAAAATCACTCTTCCGTCAGGCAGTTTTCTTTTGGTTTATGCCTCGGGAAAAGACCGCAGAAATGGCATACTGCACACAAATTTCAAGATTTCTTCCAAAGGTGAAACGCTCTTTTTGTTTTCACCGACAGGACAATTGCTCGACAGTGTTTCCGTACCAGCCCTTGCAGCCGATCAATCGTATGGCAGGTTCAGTGACCGCTGGTCTATAACCGCAACTCCGACTCCGGGTATGCCTAACTCTGACCCTTTGTCGCAACTGTCTCATGTAGTACCGGACTTTTCCCCTGCTTCAGGTTTTTACGCTCATCCTATAGAGGTTTCAATAAGCGTTCCTGAACCTTTTTCAATTATCTTTACGATGGACGGCTCTCTTCCTCACCTCGGCGCATCGATCTATCAGAATCGTCTCAAGGTGACCAAAACAACGGTCATTAGAGCGCGCGTCAAAGACAAGGAGGGGAGACTAGGACCAGTAGTTACTCAAAGCTATTTCATTTCGCCAAAATTAGGCCTGCCGGTTGTCTCGTTAAGCACGCATCCGGCAAATCTGTTTGATGCAGATATTGGTATCTATGTAGAAGGTAACGGAACCAAGCTCGGCGGTTATCCTGATAATCCCGTACAGCCACCGGCCAATTATTGGGAAGACTGGGAGCGTCCCGTTCACATTGAGCTTTTTGAACCGGACGGCCGTTTAGGTTTCAGCATTGATGCCGGCGTCAGAATGTTTGGAAAAACAAGCCGAAAATTGCCGCAAAAGTCCTTTGCGGTCTTTATACGCCGTGCCTATGGCATTGAAGAGCTGCATTATCCTTTATTTCCCGATTATCCGATTTGCCGTTTCAAGTCGTTTTTGCTTCGCAACGGCGGGAGCGATAACACACACAATGAAGGCGGCGTGCAGTTTCGCGACGGATTGGCTGCTCGTCTATTGTACGGGATTGATCTTGAGTTCCAGGCTTATCGGCCGTGTCATCTTTATATCAACGGCGATTATTGGGGAATTTATAATCTTCGCGAAAAAATCAATGAACACTATCTTGCCGAACATTATGGTGTAGATCCTGATAAAATCGATCTTCTCGACGATTATCATCGTCTTTATCCCTTGGCTGTCCAAGGCGATGCAACACATTTCAACGCTTTAATAGATTTTCTCAAGGGCCATTCTCTTTCCATACAAAAAAACGCCGACTATGTTGCCGAGATAATAGATGTAAAGAACTATTTGACTTACATGGCAGTCCAGATTATCTTAGCCAACCACGACGGTCCTGGGCACAACTGTAAATTTTGGCGCCCTAATTCTGAGCCGGGCTTATATCGTTGGATTCTATACGATGTAGACCACAGCTTCGGACTGCGATTATTCGTTCCAAATTATCATTATGCGCCCGAAGACGGCTACCGGGACAACACGCTCGCTTATTACCGAGAGGAGAATGGTCCTTCCTGGCCGAACCCTCCGGAGTCTACCTTTTTATTCCGAAAAATTCTCGAAAATCAAGGTTTTCGCGAGATGTTTATCAATTATCTTGCCGATTTGTTGAATACCCGCTTTTCACCGGATTCCTCTCTGGCAATTTTTAAATCCGTTCAAAGTACATTGGAACCCGAAATTGATCGGCATTTACAGAGATGGGGTGGTCAAAAAACACAGTGGATGAAAAATTGCGATGTTGTAAAAAAATTTTTGCAGCTGAGAAGAAATTACCTTTTTGACCATGTTCTGCATGAGTTTAAATTGAGCGGAGCGTCCGAACTGCAGCTGCGCATTGAGCCGCCGCAAAGCGGCAGTATTAGCCTTAATTCATTAACTATTAATGTTCCATCTTGGAAAGGTCTTTATTTTCATGATGTGGCGCTTTCTTTGCGCGCATCGGCTTTACCTGGTTATCGATTTTCTTCATGGAATGGAATTGATGAATCCTCGTCAGTTTTAATTAGTCTCGATAGAGATTCCGTTTTGACTGCCTTTTTCGTTAAGGATGAAACAATTCCTTATTTGATTATCAATGAAATTAATTACAACTCTCCTCCTTATCTAAACGCCGAGGACTGGATTGAGCTTTATAATCCTCAAGACCGTACGATCGATATCTCCTTTTGGAAGCTGACTGACTTTAAAAGCGATTTCTCTTTTCCTTCAGGTTGTTGCATTGGACCGTATCAGTATCTCGTCGTCTGCAGAAATCAGGCTTCTTTTCAAACAATATGGGGAAAAAATTTCGCTTCCCTTGGAGATTTGCCTTTTGGTTTGAGCAGTAAAGGAGACTTTATTGCTTTATTGGACGATAAAGGCAACTTGATAGATTCCCTACGCTTCGGCAGTGTTTGGCCATGGCCCGCGGCAGCAAACGGAAAGGGAGCTACTTTGGCGCTGCGTTATCCTTGGTTAGATAACTCTAAAGCGGAAAATTGGTTTGCTTCTTATAACGGTGGTACACCCGGTTTTCCAAATACCATTCGCGGAGAAATCGACGCTGAACAACAAGAATGCCTACCTTTGAGTTTATCTGTATATCCTAACCCAATGAATAGCTCTGCAACGATTTATATCAAAGGAAAGACAACACAAAAATGCTTTATTACAATAACGGATCTATTGGGAAGAAAAATAAAAGATCTTTATGAAGGGGAAATAGATGAAACTTTATTGCTAAATTGGAAACCCTTTTATTTACCTTCAGGTATCTATTTTGTTATTCTTTCCACGAAAGAAGAAAAAAGAATGCAGAAGATACTAATTATCAGATAG
- a CDS encoding SxtJ family membrane protein has protein sequence MSLIEDIYTDYRRLEKSPAKSASFGYLFAVILSLLGIAIVILGKVPQRSLIFFTPSLLFALFARFFPSLLKPLFSVWIILSLLLGWIMSRLLLTIVFFVVITPISFLMKLFGKDPLNRRFNKDASTYWSSKLHDPQKDFQKQF, from the coding sequence ATGAGCTTGATTGAAGATATTTATACTGATTATCGTCGGTTGGAAAAGTCACCGGCAAAGTCAGCCTCTTTCGGCTATTTATTCGCAGTCATTTTGTCACTTTTAGGCATTGCGATTGTTATTTTAGGTAAAGTTCCCCAGCGTTCCCTTATTTTCTTTACGCCGTCACTTTTATTTGCACTATTTGCGCGCTTTTTTCCTTCTTTACTTAAACCTCTTTTTTCAGTCTGGATAATCCTGTCGCTTCTTCTCGGCTGGATTATGTCTCGACTGCTGCTTACTATTGTTTTTTTTGTTGTTATTACACCTATCTCTTTTCTAATGAAGCTCTTCGGCAAAGATCCCCTTAACCGTCGCTTCAATAAAGATGCTTCGACATATTGGTCATCAAAACTTCATGATCCCCAGAAAGATTTTCAAAAGCAATTTTGA
- a CDS encoding HAD family hydrolase — protein MILVELIIFDLDGTLVDTAFEVHQSINDTLQKMGLPQVSLATSKRAIGPGPEEFVRILLPKNSLHRAGEFTALLSENYKRYNGVFADFFPGVPQILNQLNGKYKLAIATNKSLNEVMPLAEKLHFSKWFDAVFTRDHVKEPKPAPDLLLHACRTLRVPTKRALMIGDTDNDILAARASGMFCCLAKWGYASNQEELMKLCDCVADSPMDLQTLLNEFATVPEDYQLENSLKFSNR, from the coding sequence GTGATTCTGGTCGAGCTGATTATTTTCGATTTGGACGGTACGCTGGTAGATACGGCTTTTGAAGTTCATCAAAGCATCAATGATACTCTTCAGAAAATGGGTTTACCCCAAGTATCTCTTGCCACCAGCAAACGGGCGATCGGTCCCGGCCCGGAGGAATTTGTCAGAATTCTTCTTCCGAAAAATTCTTTACATAGAGCCGGTGAATTCACCGCTCTTCTTTCCGAAAACTACAAACGCTATAATGGCGTGTTTGCCGATTTCTTTCCAGGTGTTCCGCAGATTCTAAATCAGCTCAATGGAAAATACAAGTTGGCGATCGCAACAAATAAATCTTTAAATGAAGTAATGCCGCTGGCTGAAAAACTACATTTTTCAAAATGGTTCGACGCCGTTTTTACGCGCGATCACGTTAAAGAACCAAAACCTGCTCCGGATCTTTTGCTGCATGCCTGTAGAACTTTACGAGTTCCTACGAAACGTGCCTTGATGATCGGTGATACGGACAACGATATCTTGGCTGCCCGCGCCTCCGGTATGTTTTGCTGTCTTGCTAAATGGGGTTATGCATCGAACCAGGAAGAGCTCATGAAACTGTGTGATTGCGTTGCTGATTCTCCGATGGATCTGCAGACTTTATTGAACGAATTTGCAACGGTACCTGAAGATTATCAGCTGGAAAATTCTTTAAAGTTTAGCAATAGGTAA